The following coding sequences lie in one Pempheris klunzingeri isolate RE-2024b chromosome 13, fPemKlu1.hap1, whole genome shotgun sequence genomic window:
- the ktn1 gene encoding kinectin isoform X2: MAVDIYDSQYLFILAPSLVIALMFLFFWLFMKETSYDEVLARQKRDLKIPPSKPDTRKKNEKKKSKKKESASGGGGGGGGESEEDLRDFDVADGANISTLEAEEEPAPVATPDPAPPTPAAYVPVSVSTEAPSGLRERKKKEKKAAKAAAAAAAAAAAAAAAAVAAASSSEEPEVNGSKPVSRKTELPLAASKQSSPPSPQLEIQVQVQAAQAPVQTHTPPQISGKKKEKKKQKAEPVEDQQPDVKVEQAPAPVKKEAHIVAETKVLDGAAPSTTSGKKKNSAKKQKTEPVDEAHVLADSATSANHQVAHNDDVPSKGSGKKQKNETDKENTEVKLKELLSGLSSLALSEAEAVSVMSVLREKSPNALDAWHKSAARPDPAAQERERLLTTLQEEASIAKDKVKQLSQELQVEKQKTGRVEAMMREQRAAMEKELGGMQAKAQGSYQELQTMQIKFQQVREQLESQITRLQQENGILRDAVSSATNQMESKNSAELNKLRSEYAGLMKELADNNSKLQQEEHQRKSLEVSYKQNVSQLEAQLQDAKRRWEELQNFLHNVNAEREKLQASKQELHSQLLAVETEVNNKNKEIQTLHSSLTEAMVSKERLEQRVMELMSQHSMPDDSMQARVQDLMSENKSLQIQNESMQAQISSQATHVSHIEELQKLLAEKELQRKSLEDSLNAERSSGASRETNMQALHNENLSLKADIQNLQAQISDQTASQLALDQFQQSVREKEENMKTVEGLLEKGLIEVANKAEEIKAVREENDALKQEMDAIKRENAEQASSELIVEELQSKIQEKDVKLKSMEEGLQAAQDGSFAREKTVEALEQQLAALQAEMEQLRQKETPEELTSPGTQLQELQAQLAVKDQEIQMLQAELEARTKDLSEKMELVHQQSHTAVPSPEILTSLSEKEKQVSDLQAELAELRDSLELHRKKNNELREKNWSAMEALSATESMLQGKLSKAVKENQTALAVCQAECRDVLHRLLPHVPLPSEQNHQEWLQTFERAVAESSSPQSTPASGDSKELEEKLKESEEAQRILQKDCETYKKVLAETEGILQRLQNSVELEESRWRVKLELSQGELREMSQKVTVLEQEIERLTDGAELENLRREKQHLESELERAERESATYVTEVRELKDLLTELQTRLDGSYTEAIRQNEELNLLKTQLSETLSKLETEENERQKVAGDLYKAQQSLDLIQGELSNVTDNTDDLIENSSLSSQREEIDRKEKMTAGLNQTVRELQQLLQGVSRQLTKGHEGEADKDLPKV, from the exons aTGGCGGTGGATATCTACGACTCTCAGTACCTGTTCATCCTGGCCCCTTCCCTGGTCATTGCCCTCATGTTCCTCTTCTTCTGGCTCTTCATGAAGGAAACCTCCTACGACGAGGTGCTGGCCAGGCAGAAACGTGACCTCAAGATACCACCATCCAAGCCAGACACCCGTAAGaagaatgagaagaagaagagcaagaaGAAGGAGAGTGCCAGTGGAGGAGGCGGCGGAGGTGGTGGAGAGTCGGAAGAGGATCTTCGGGATTTTGATGTGGCTGATGGTGCCAACATCTCTACtctggaggcagaggaggaaccTGCACCAGTGGCTACTCCAGATCCTGCTCCACCAACACCTGCTGCCTATGTGCCTGTTTCAGTGTCAACAGAGGCTCCTTCTGgactgagggagagaaagaagaaggagaagaaggctgccaaggctgctgctgctgctgctgctgctgccgccgctgctgctgccgctgctgtggctgcagcttCCTCTTCAGAAGAGCCAGAAGTGAATGGCTCCAAGCCGGTCAGCCGAAAGACAGAGCTACCTCTGGCTGCGAGCAAACAGTCCAGCCCTCCCTCTCCCCAGCTTGAGATTCAGGTCCAAGTCCAAGCTGCTCAGGCTCCTGTTCAGACTCACACACCTCCCCAGATCTCTGgcaagaagaaggagaagaagaaacaaaaagcagaacCTG TGGAGGACCAGCAGCCAGATGTTAAGGTTGAGCAGGCTCCAGCTCCAGTGAAGAAGGAGGCTCATATTGTGGCTGAAACCAAAGTTCTGGACGGTGCAGCTCCAAGCACTACCAGTGGCAAGAAGAAGAATTCTGCCAAGAAACAGAAGACCGAGCCTG TAGATGAAGCCCATGTTCTGGCTGACTCAGCCACTTCTGCCAACCACCAGGTAGCCCATAATGACGACGTGCCATCCAAAGGAAGCGGCAAGAAACAGAAGAATGAGACCGACAAAG agaacacagaggtcaagctgaaggagctgctctctggtctgtccagcctggctctgtcagaAGCCGAGGCTGTCAGTGTGATGAGCGTCCTCCGAGAGAAGAGCCCTAATGCCTTAGATGCCTGGCACAAA TCTGCAGCTCGACCTGACCCAGCTGCACAGGAACGAGAGAGACTTCTTACAactctgcaggaggaggcaTCCATTGCCAAGGACAAAGTGAAACAGCTCAGCCAG GAACTTCAGGTTGAGAAGCAAAAGACAGGCCGGGTAGAGGCCATGATGAGAGAGCAACGAGCAGCCATGGAGAAAGAACTGGGGGGCATGCAGGCCAAAGCACAGGGCAGCTACCAGGAGCTCCAGACCATGCAGATAAAG TTCCAGCAGGTGAGGGAGCAGCTGGAAAGCCAGATCACTcgactgcagcaggagaacgGCATCCTGAGGGACGCAGTCAGCTCTGCCACCAATCAGATGGAGAGCAA GAATTCAGCAGAGCTGAACAAGCTGCGTTCCGAGTACGCAGGACTGATGAAAGAGCTGGCAGACAACAACAgcaagctgcagcaggaggagcaccAGAGGAAGTCACTGGAGGTCAGCTACAAGCAGAACGTGTCCCAGCTGGAG GCCCAACTGCAGGACGCTAAGCGACGGTGGGAAGAACTGCAGAATTTCCTCCACAATGTCaatgctgagagagaaaaacttcAGGCTTCAAAACAAG AGCTCCACAGCCAGCTGCTGGCCGTTGAGACAGAGGTGAACAACAAGAACAAGGAGATCCAGACCTTACACAGCAGCCTAACTGAGGCCATGGTGTCCAAGGAGCGGCTGGAGCAGAGAGTGATGGAGCTTATGTCCCAGCACAGTATGCCTGATGATTCAATGCAGGCCCGTGTTCAG GACCTTATGAGTGAAAACAAAAGCCTTCAGATCCAGAATGAGAGCATGCAAGCCCAGATCTCCTCACAG gCCACACATGTCTCCCACATTGAGGAGCTACAGAAGCT ATTGGCTGaaaaggagctgcagaggaagagtcTGGAGGATTCTCTTAACGCTGAGAGGAGCAGTGGGGCCAGTAGAGAAACTAACATGCAG GCCTTGCACAATGAGAACTTGTCACTGAAGGCAGACATTCAGAATCTGCAGGCACAGATTTCTGATCAG ACTGCCTCCCAACTGGCTTTGGATCAGTTCCAGCAGAG TGTacgggagaaggaggagaacaTGAAAACCGTAGAGGGCCTGCTAGAGAAGGGGCTGATTGAAGTTGCCAACAAGGCGGAAGAAAtcaag GCTGTGAGGGAAGAGAATGATGCACTTAAACAAGAAATGGATGCCATTAAGAGAGAGAATGCAGAACAG GCATCTTCAGAGTTGATAGTGGAAGAACTCCAGAGCAA GATCCAAGAGAAGGATGTGAAGCTAAAATCAATGGAGGAGGGTCTACAGGCAGCGCAAGACGGCAGCTTCGCCAGAGAGAAGACAGTTGAG GCTCTGGAGCAGCAGTTGGCTGCCCTGCAGGCAGAGATGGAGCAGCTGAGACAGAAGGAGACGCCAGAGGAGCTGACCAGTCCTGGTACCCAGCTCCAAGAACTCCAGGCTCA GCTAGCAGTAAAGGACCAGGAGATCCAGATGCTGCAGGCTGAGCTGGAGGCAAGGACTAAGGATCTGAGTGAGAAGATGGAACTGGTGCAtcaacag TCCCACACAGCAGTGCCAAGCCCAGAGATTCTTACATC GTTGTCAGAGAAGGAGAAGCAGGTCTCAGATCTGcaggctgagctggctgagctgagGGACTCCCTGGAGCTTCATAGGAAGAAGAACAAC GAGCTTCGGGAGAAAAACTGGAGTGCAATGGAAGCTCTGTCAGCCACCGAGTCCATGCTTCAAGGGAAACTCAGCAAAGCTGTCAAG GAGAACCAAACAGCACTGGCAGTGTGTCAGGCTGAGTGTCGAGATGTTCTGCACAGACTTCTGCCCCATGTGCCTCTGCCCAGTGAGCAG AACCATCAGGAGTGGCTGCAGACATTTGAGAGGGCAGTAGCTGAAAGCTCATCTCCACAATCCACCCCTGCATCAGGGGACTCTAAG GAACTAGAGGAGAAGCTGAAAGAATCTGAGGAAGCCCAAAGGATTTTACAGAAAGATTGCGAGACTTACAAGAAGGTTTTAGCAGAGACG GAGGGCATCCTGCAGCGCCTCCAGAACAGCGTGGAGCTGGAGGAGTCTCGCTGGAGGGTGAAGCTGGAGCTGTCGCAGGGAGAGCTCAGAGAG ATGAGCCAGAAAGTCACAGTTCTGGAGCAAGAGATTGAGAGACTAACTGATGGAGCAGAGTTGGAAAAT ctgagaagagaaaagcagcacttGGAATCCGAGTTGGAGAGGGCGGAGCGTGAGAGTGCCACCTATGTAACAGAAGTCAGAGAG CTCAAAGATCTCTTGACTGAATTGCAGACCAGACTTGATGGCTCATATACAGAGGCTATCAGACAGAATGAGGAGCTGAATTTG
- the ktn1 gene encoding kinectin isoform X1: MAVDIYDSQYLFILAPSLVIALMFLFFWLFMKETSYDEVLARQKRDLKIPPSKPDTRKKNEKKKSKKKESASGGGGGGGGESEEDLRDFDVADGANISTLEAEEEPAPVATPDPAPPTPAAYVPVSVSTEAPSGLRERKKKEKKAAKAAAAAAAAAAAAAAAAVAAASSSEEPEVNGSKPVSRKTELPLAASKQSSPPSPQLEIQVQVQAAQAPVQTHTPPQISGKKKEKKKQKAEPVEDQQPDVKVEQAPAPVKKEAHIVAETKVLDGAAPSTTSGKKKNSAKKQKTEPVDEAHVLADSATSANHQVAHNDDVPSKGSGKKQKNETDKENTEVKLKELLSGLSSLALSEAEAVSVMSVLREKSPNALDAWHKSAARPDPAAQERERLLTTLQEEASIAKDKVKQLSQELQVEKQKTGRVEAMMREQRAAMEKELGGMQAKAQGSYQELQTMQIKFQQVREQLESQITRLQQENGILRDAVSSATNQMESKNSAELNKLRSEYAGLMKELADNNSKLQQEEHQRKSLEVSYKQNVSQLEAQLQDAKRRWEELQNFLHNVNAEREKLQASKQELHSQLLAVETEVNNKNKEIQTLHSSLTEAMVSKERLEQRVMELMSQHSMPDDSMQARVQDLMSENKSLQIQNESMQAQISSQATHVSHIEELQKLLAEKELQRKSLEDSLNAERSSGASRETNMQALHNENLSLKADIQNLQAQISDQTASQLALDQFQQSVREKEENMKTVEGLLEKGLIEVANKAEEIKAVREENDALKQEMDAIKRENAEQASSELIVEELQSKIQEKDVKLKSMEEGLQAAQDGSFAREKTVEALEQQLAALQAEMEQLRQKETPEELTSPGTQLQELQAQLAVKDQEIQMLQAELEARTKDLSEKMELVHQQQSHTAVPSPEILTSLSEKEKQVSDLQAELAELRDSLELHRKKNNELREKNWSAMEALSATESMLQGKLSKAVKENQTALAVCQAECRDVLHRLLPHVPLPSEQNHQEWLQTFERAVAESSSPQSTPASGDSKELEEKLKESEEAQRILQKDCETYKKVLAETEGILQRLQNSVELEESRWRVKLELSQGELREMSQKVTVLEQEIERLTDGAELENLRREKQHLESELERAERESATYVTEVRELKDLLTELQTRLDGSYTEAIRQNEELNLLKTQLSETLSKLETEENERQKVAGDLYKAQQSLDLIQGELSNVTDNTDDLIENSSLSSQREEIDRKEKMTAGLNQTVRELQQLLQGVSRQLTKGHEGEADKDLPKV, translated from the exons aTGGCGGTGGATATCTACGACTCTCAGTACCTGTTCATCCTGGCCCCTTCCCTGGTCATTGCCCTCATGTTCCTCTTCTTCTGGCTCTTCATGAAGGAAACCTCCTACGACGAGGTGCTGGCCAGGCAGAAACGTGACCTCAAGATACCACCATCCAAGCCAGACACCCGTAAGaagaatgagaagaagaagagcaagaaGAAGGAGAGTGCCAGTGGAGGAGGCGGCGGAGGTGGTGGAGAGTCGGAAGAGGATCTTCGGGATTTTGATGTGGCTGATGGTGCCAACATCTCTACtctggaggcagaggaggaaccTGCACCAGTGGCTACTCCAGATCCTGCTCCACCAACACCTGCTGCCTATGTGCCTGTTTCAGTGTCAACAGAGGCTCCTTCTGgactgagggagagaaagaagaaggagaagaaggctgccaaggctgctgctgctgctgctgctgctgccgccgctgctgctgccgctgctgtggctgcagcttCCTCTTCAGAAGAGCCAGAAGTGAATGGCTCCAAGCCGGTCAGCCGAAAGACAGAGCTACCTCTGGCTGCGAGCAAACAGTCCAGCCCTCCCTCTCCCCAGCTTGAGATTCAGGTCCAAGTCCAAGCTGCTCAGGCTCCTGTTCAGACTCACACACCTCCCCAGATCTCTGgcaagaagaaggagaagaagaaacaaaaagcagaacCTG TGGAGGACCAGCAGCCAGATGTTAAGGTTGAGCAGGCTCCAGCTCCAGTGAAGAAGGAGGCTCATATTGTGGCTGAAACCAAAGTTCTGGACGGTGCAGCTCCAAGCACTACCAGTGGCAAGAAGAAGAATTCTGCCAAGAAACAGAAGACCGAGCCTG TAGATGAAGCCCATGTTCTGGCTGACTCAGCCACTTCTGCCAACCACCAGGTAGCCCATAATGACGACGTGCCATCCAAAGGAAGCGGCAAGAAACAGAAGAATGAGACCGACAAAG agaacacagaggtcaagctgaaggagctgctctctggtctgtccagcctggctctgtcagaAGCCGAGGCTGTCAGTGTGATGAGCGTCCTCCGAGAGAAGAGCCCTAATGCCTTAGATGCCTGGCACAAA TCTGCAGCTCGACCTGACCCAGCTGCACAGGAACGAGAGAGACTTCTTACAactctgcaggaggaggcaTCCATTGCCAAGGACAAAGTGAAACAGCTCAGCCAG GAACTTCAGGTTGAGAAGCAAAAGACAGGCCGGGTAGAGGCCATGATGAGAGAGCAACGAGCAGCCATGGAGAAAGAACTGGGGGGCATGCAGGCCAAAGCACAGGGCAGCTACCAGGAGCTCCAGACCATGCAGATAAAG TTCCAGCAGGTGAGGGAGCAGCTGGAAAGCCAGATCACTcgactgcagcaggagaacgGCATCCTGAGGGACGCAGTCAGCTCTGCCACCAATCAGATGGAGAGCAA GAATTCAGCAGAGCTGAACAAGCTGCGTTCCGAGTACGCAGGACTGATGAAAGAGCTGGCAGACAACAACAgcaagctgcagcaggaggagcaccAGAGGAAGTCACTGGAGGTCAGCTACAAGCAGAACGTGTCCCAGCTGGAG GCCCAACTGCAGGACGCTAAGCGACGGTGGGAAGAACTGCAGAATTTCCTCCACAATGTCaatgctgagagagaaaaacttcAGGCTTCAAAACAAG AGCTCCACAGCCAGCTGCTGGCCGTTGAGACAGAGGTGAACAACAAGAACAAGGAGATCCAGACCTTACACAGCAGCCTAACTGAGGCCATGGTGTCCAAGGAGCGGCTGGAGCAGAGAGTGATGGAGCTTATGTCCCAGCACAGTATGCCTGATGATTCAATGCAGGCCCGTGTTCAG GACCTTATGAGTGAAAACAAAAGCCTTCAGATCCAGAATGAGAGCATGCAAGCCCAGATCTCCTCACAG gCCACACATGTCTCCCACATTGAGGAGCTACAGAAGCT ATTGGCTGaaaaggagctgcagaggaagagtcTGGAGGATTCTCTTAACGCTGAGAGGAGCAGTGGGGCCAGTAGAGAAACTAACATGCAG GCCTTGCACAATGAGAACTTGTCACTGAAGGCAGACATTCAGAATCTGCAGGCACAGATTTCTGATCAG ACTGCCTCCCAACTGGCTTTGGATCAGTTCCAGCAGAG TGTacgggagaaggaggagaacaTGAAAACCGTAGAGGGCCTGCTAGAGAAGGGGCTGATTGAAGTTGCCAACAAGGCGGAAGAAAtcaag GCTGTGAGGGAAGAGAATGATGCACTTAAACAAGAAATGGATGCCATTAAGAGAGAGAATGCAGAACAG GCATCTTCAGAGTTGATAGTGGAAGAACTCCAGAGCAA GATCCAAGAGAAGGATGTGAAGCTAAAATCAATGGAGGAGGGTCTACAGGCAGCGCAAGACGGCAGCTTCGCCAGAGAGAAGACAGTTGAG GCTCTGGAGCAGCAGTTGGCTGCCCTGCAGGCAGAGATGGAGCAGCTGAGACAGAAGGAGACGCCAGAGGAGCTGACCAGTCCTGGTACCCAGCTCCAAGAACTCCAGGCTCA GCTAGCAGTAAAGGACCAGGAGATCCAGATGCTGCAGGCTGAGCTGGAGGCAAGGACTAAGGATCTGAGTGAGAAGATGGAACTGGTGCAtcaacag CAGTCCCACACAGCAGTGCCAAGCCCAGAGATTCTTACATC GTTGTCAGAGAAGGAGAAGCAGGTCTCAGATCTGcaggctgagctggctgagctgagGGACTCCCTGGAGCTTCATAGGAAGAAGAACAAC GAGCTTCGGGAGAAAAACTGGAGTGCAATGGAAGCTCTGTCAGCCACCGAGTCCATGCTTCAAGGGAAACTCAGCAAAGCTGTCAAG GAGAACCAAACAGCACTGGCAGTGTGTCAGGCTGAGTGTCGAGATGTTCTGCACAGACTTCTGCCCCATGTGCCTCTGCCCAGTGAGCAG AACCATCAGGAGTGGCTGCAGACATTTGAGAGGGCAGTAGCTGAAAGCTCATCTCCACAATCCACCCCTGCATCAGGGGACTCTAAG GAACTAGAGGAGAAGCTGAAAGAATCTGAGGAAGCCCAAAGGATTTTACAGAAAGATTGCGAGACTTACAAGAAGGTTTTAGCAGAGACG GAGGGCATCCTGCAGCGCCTCCAGAACAGCGTGGAGCTGGAGGAGTCTCGCTGGAGGGTGAAGCTGGAGCTGTCGCAGGGAGAGCTCAGAGAG ATGAGCCAGAAAGTCACAGTTCTGGAGCAAGAGATTGAGAGACTAACTGATGGAGCAGAGTTGGAAAAT ctgagaagagaaaagcagcacttGGAATCCGAGTTGGAGAGGGCGGAGCGTGAGAGTGCCACCTATGTAACAGAAGTCAGAGAG CTCAAAGATCTCTTGACTGAATTGCAGACCAGACTTGATGGCTCATATACAGAGGCTATCAGACAGAATGAGGAGCTGAATTTG
- the ktn1 gene encoding kinectin isoform X4 has translation MAVDIYDSQYLFILAPSLVIALMFLFFWLFMKETSYDEVLARQKRDLKIPPSKPDTRKKNEKKKSKKKESASGGGGGGGGESEEDLRDFDVADGANISTLEAEEEPAPVATPDPAPPTPAAYVPVSVSTEAPSGLRERKKKEKKAAKAAAAAAAAAAAAAAAAVAAASSSEEPEVNGSKPVSRKTELPLAASKQSSPPSPQLEIQVQVQAAQAPVQTHTPPQISGKKKEKKKQKAEPVEDQQPDVKVEQAPAPVKKEAHIVAETKVLDGAAPSTTSGKKKNSAKKQKTEPVDEAHVLADSATSANHQVAHNDDVPSKGSGKKQKNETDKENTEVKLKELLSGLSSLALSEAEAVSVMSVLREKSPNALDAWHKSAARPDPAAQERERLLTTLQEEASIAKDKVKQLSQELQVEKQKTGRVEAMMREQRAAMEKELGGMQAKAQGSYQELQTMQIKFQQVREQLESQITRLQQENGILRDAVSSATNQMESKNSAELNKLRSEYAGLMKELADNNSKLQQEEHQRKSLEVSYKQNVSQLEAQLQDAKRRWEELQNFLHNVNAEREKLQASKQELHSQLLAVETEVNNKNKEIQTLHSSLTEAMVSKERLEQRVMELMSQHSMPDDSMQARVQDLMSENKSLQIQNESMQAQISSQATHVSHIEELQKLLAEKELQRKSLEDSLNAERSSGASRETNMQALHNENLSLKADIQNLQAQISDQTASQLALDQFQQSVREKEENMKTVEGLLEKGLIEVANKAEEIKAVREENDALKQEMDAIKRENAEQASSELIVEELQSKIQEKDVKLKSMEEGLQAAQDGSFAREKTVEALEQQLAALQAEMEQLRQKETPEELTSPGTQLQELQAQLAVKDQEIQMLQAELEARTKDLSEKMELVHQQQSHTAVPSPEILTSLSEKEKQVSDLQAELAELRDSLELHRKKNNENQTALAVCQAECRDVLHRLLPHVPLPSEQNHQEWLQTFERAVAESSSPQSTPASGDSKELEEKLKESEEAQRILQKDCETYKKVLAETEGILQRLQNSVELEESRWRVKLELSQGELREMSQKVTVLEQEIERLTDGAELENLRREKQHLESELERAERESATYVTEVRELKDLLTELQTRLDGSYTEAIRQNEELNLLKTQLSETLSKLETEENERQKVAGDLYKAQQSLDLIQGELSNVTDNTDDLIENSSLSSQREEIDRKEKMTAGLNQTVRELQQLLQGVSRQLTKGHEGEADKDLPKV, from the exons aTGGCGGTGGATATCTACGACTCTCAGTACCTGTTCATCCTGGCCCCTTCCCTGGTCATTGCCCTCATGTTCCTCTTCTTCTGGCTCTTCATGAAGGAAACCTCCTACGACGAGGTGCTGGCCAGGCAGAAACGTGACCTCAAGATACCACCATCCAAGCCAGACACCCGTAAGaagaatgagaagaagaagagcaagaaGAAGGAGAGTGCCAGTGGAGGAGGCGGCGGAGGTGGTGGAGAGTCGGAAGAGGATCTTCGGGATTTTGATGTGGCTGATGGTGCCAACATCTCTACtctggaggcagaggaggaaccTGCACCAGTGGCTACTCCAGATCCTGCTCCACCAACACCTGCTGCCTATGTGCCTGTTTCAGTGTCAACAGAGGCTCCTTCTGgactgagggagagaaagaagaaggagaagaaggctgccaaggctgctgctgctgctgctgctgctgccgccgctgctgctgccgctgctgtggctgcagcttCCTCTTCAGAAGAGCCAGAAGTGAATGGCTCCAAGCCGGTCAGCCGAAAGACAGAGCTACCTCTGGCTGCGAGCAAACAGTCCAGCCCTCCCTCTCCCCAGCTTGAGATTCAGGTCCAAGTCCAAGCTGCTCAGGCTCCTGTTCAGACTCACACACCTCCCCAGATCTCTGgcaagaagaaggagaagaagaaacaaaaagcagaacCTG TGGAGGACCAGCAGCCAGATGTTAAGGTTGAGCAGGCTCCAGCTCCAGTGAAGAAGGAGGCTCATATTGTGGCTGAAACCAAAGTTCTGGACGGTGCAGCTCCAAGCACTACCAGTGGCAAGAAGAAGAATTCTGCCAAGAAACAGAAGACCGAGCCTG TAGATGAAGCCCATGTTCTGGCTGACTCAGCCACTTCTGCCAACCACCAGGTAGCCCATAATGACGACGTGCCATCCAAAGGAAGCGGCAAGAAACAGAAGAATGAGACCGACAAAG agaacacagaggtcaagctgaaggagctgctctctggtctgtccagcctggctctgtcagaAGCCGAGGCTGTCAGTGTGATGAGCGTCCTCCGAGAGAAGAGCCCTAATGCCTTAGATGCCTGGCACAAA TCTGCAGCTCGACCTGACCCAGCTGCACAGGAACGAGAGAGACTTCTTACAactctgcaggaggaggcaTCCATTGCCAAGGACAAAGTGAAACAGCTCAGCCAG GAACTTCAGGTTGAGAAGCAAAAGACAGGCCGGGTAGAGGCCATGATGAGAGAGCAACGAGCAGCCATGGAGAAAGAACTGGGGGGCATGCAGGCCAAAGCACAGGGCAGCTACCAGGAGCTCCAGACCATGCAGATAAAG TTCCAGCAGGTGAGGGAGCAGCTGGAAAGCCAGATCACTcgactgcagcaggagaacgGCATCCTGAGGGACGCAGTCAGCTCTGCCACCAATCAGATGGAGAGCAA GAATTCAGCAGAGCTGAACAAGCTGCGTTCCGAGTACGCAGGACTGATGAAAGAGCTGGCAGACAACAACAgcaagctgcagcaggaggagcaccAGAGGAAGTCACTGGAGGTCAGCTACAAGCAGAACGTGTCCCAGCTGGAG GCCCAACTGCAGGACGCTAAGCGACGGTGGGAAGAACTGCAGAATTTCCTCCACAATGTCaatgctgagagagaaaaacttcAGGCTTCAAAACAAG AGCTCCACAGCCAGCTGCTGGCCGTTGAGACAGAGGTGAACAACAAGAACAAGGAGATCCAGACCTTACACAGCAGCCTAACTGAGGCCATGGTGTCCAAGGAGCGGCTGGAGCAGAGAGTGATGGAGCTTATGTCCCAGCACAGTATGCCTGATGATTCAATGCAGGCCCGTGTTCAG GACCTTATGAGTGAAAACAAAAGCCTTCAGATCCAGAATGAGAGCATGCAAGCCCAGATCTCCTCACAG gCCACACATGTCTCCCACATTGAGGAGCTACAGAAGCT ATTGGCTGaaaaggagctgcagaggaagagtcTGGAGGATTCTCTTAACGCTGAGAGGAGCAGTGGGGCCAGTAGAGAAACTAACATGCAG GCCTTGCACAATGAGAACTTGTCACTGAAGGCAGACATTCAGAATCTGCAGGCACAGATTTCTGATCAG ACTGCCTCCCAACTGGCTTTGGATCAGTTCCAGCAGAG TGTacgggagaaggaggagaacaTGAAAACCGTAGAGGGCCTGCTAGAGAAGGGGCTGATTGAAGTTGCCAACAAGGCGGAAGAAAtcaag GCTGTGAGGGAAGAGAATGATGCACTTAAACAAGAAATGGATGCCATTAAGAGAGAGAATGCAGAACAG GCATCTTCAGAGTTGATAGTGGAAGAACTCCAGAGCAA GATCCAAGAGAAGGATGTGAAGCTAAAATCAATGGAGGAGGGTCTACAGGCAGCGCAAGACGGCAGCTTCGCCAGAGAGAAGACAGTTGAG GCTCTGGAGCAGCAGTTGGCTGCCCTGCAGGCAGAGATGGAGCAGCTGAGACAGAAGGAGACGCCAGAGGAGCTGACCAGTCCTGGTACCCAGCTCCAAGAACTCCAGGCTCA GCTAGCAGTAAAGGACCAGGAGATCCAGATGCTGCAGGCTGAGCTGGAGGCAAGGACTAAGGATCTGAGTGAGAAGATGGAACTGGTGCAtcaacag CAGTCCCACACAGCAGTGCCAAGCCCAGAGATTCTTACATC GTTGTCAGAGAAGGAGAAGCAGGTCTCAGATCTGcaggctgagctggctgagctgagGGACTCCCTGGAGCTTCATAGGAAGAAGAACAAC GAGAACCAAACAGCACTGGCAGTGTGTCAGGCTGAGTGTCGAGATGTTCTGCACAGACTTCTGCCCCATGTGCCTCTGCCCAGTGAGCAG AACCATCAGGAGTGGCTGCAGACATTTGAGAGGGCAGTAGCTGAAAGCTCATCTCCACAATCCACCCCTGCATCAGGGGACTCTAAG GAACTAGAGGAGAAGCTGAAAGAATCTGAGGAAGCCCAAAGGATTTTACAGAAAGATTGCGAGACTTACAAGAAGGTTTTAGCAGAGACG GAGGGCATCCTGCAGCGCCTCCAGAACAGCGTGGAGCTGGAGGAGTCTCGCTGGAGGGTGAAGCTGGAGCTGTCGCAGGGAGAGCTCAGAGAG ATGAGCCAGAAAGTCACAGTTCTGGAGCAAGAGATTGAGAGACTAACTGATGGAGCAGAGTTGGAAAAT ctgagaagagaaaagcagcacttGGAATCCGAGTTGGAGAGGGCGGAGCGTGAGAGTGCCACCTATGTAACAGAAGTCAGAGAG CTCAAAGATCTCTTGACTGAATTGCAGACCAGACTTGATGGCTCATATACAGAGGCTATCAGACAGAATGAGGAGCTGAATTTG